One window from the genome of Sebastes umbrosus isolate fSebUmb1 chromosome 12, fSebUmb1.pri, whole genome shotgun sequence encodes:
- the arl14 gene encoding ADP-ribosylation factor-like protein 14, which produces MGLRGSKQPDAQVLLLGLDNAGKSTLLYKLKHNICVGTVPTIGFNVEMFEARKNSKNITLTLWDVGGQRKMREHWMSFHQDAAMVVFVVDSSGQERLEEARRELEKTLRSEQLRGRPLVLIANKQDVNGALTVTEIKDKLNLKKICSGRDWFIQPCSASTGVGVEEAFRRVVHMVK; this is translated from the coding sequence ATGGGACTGCGAGGATCTAAACAACCAGATGCCCAAGTTCTCCTCCTGGGCCTGGACAACGCTGGGAAGTCGACTCTCCTCTACAAACTGAAGCACAACATTTGTGTAGGCACCGTGCCAACCATTGGCTTCAACGTGGAAATGTTCGAGGCGAGGAAGAACAGTAAGAACATCACGTTGACTCTCTGGGATGTCGGTGGTCAGCGGAAGATGCGAGAGCACTGGATGAGTTTCCACCAGGATGCAGCGATGGTGGTGTTCGTGGTGGACAGCTCTGGTCAGGAGCGTCTGGAGGAGGCGCGCAGAGAGCTGGAGAAGACGCTGAGGAGCGAGCAGCTGCGAGGTCGTCCTCTGGTTCTCATCGCCAACAAACAGGACGTGAACGGAGCTCTGACCGTCACTGAGATCAAGGACAAGCTGAACCTGAAGAAGATCTGCTCGGGTCGGGATTGGTTCATTCAGCCTTGTTCCGCATCGACGGGAGTTGGAGTTGAAGAGGCCTTCAGACGAGTGGTGCACATGGTCAAATAA